A stretch of DNA from Candidatus Methylomirabilota bacterium:
CCACCCCGAGGAGCCGCCGGTTCTGGGGGTCCACGCGGGCGTCGTCACGGTCGACCCGCTGCCCGCGGCTATCGGTCACGGTGATGCGGCTGAACGCCGGCTCGAGGTCCCCGTCGAACCAGATCCGCACGGCCGCCGGCGAGGCGCGGACGACCGCGCCGACCCGGGGCTCGGAGCGCTCCGGGAAGGCGTGGGCCCAGGCCCAGCCGCTCCACAATGCGGCCAGGAGGCCGGCCAGGGCGATCGGACGGGCGGCGGGCGGTCGACCGATGCTCACCGGGCGCCTACTGGAAGATCGGCCGGAAGACGGTGGGCGCGATGTCGTCGAGGAAGAAGTGGAGGAGCGCGCGCACGCCGACGTTCTTCCCG
This window harbors:
- a CDS encoding copper resistance CopC family protein, encoding MSIGRPPAARPIALAGLLAALWSGWAWAHAFPERSEPRVGAVVRASPAAVRIWFDGDLEPAFSRITVTDSRGQRVDRDDARVDPQNRRLLGVGLRPLAPGAYTVRWRVLAVDGHQTEGDYTFTLKGPE